GCATAGTAATTTGTGCCATTTAATTTTTTGAATTGTTTGAGTGTGTTATCATAAATTTCTTGATTTGTAAATGAGTGTTTTGGAATAAAAAATTCTTGTTCGTTTTTTTCTATAGCTTGTGTTGCATAAGTTATGGAGCTTATTAAACTTATTGTAAATAAAATTTTAGTGTTTTTATATATTTTCATAGAATTTTTTCCTTATGACCAATTAATGCTAATTAATGCTATTCTTATCAAAAAATTCTATATATAAATACTTTAAATATATATTAAATTATTTAAAATATTTATATAATATTTTTTATATATAATTTTTTTAAAAGCATTTTGCAAATATAAAGATTTTTTTTAAATGTTTGATTGTGTTAATTTTTCTGAAAAATATGATTTTTCAGCTATAATAAAAATTAAAATTTTGAAGGAGAACTTAATGGAACAAATTCGCCATGATATGAATGAAAAATTACTCAAAAGCGTCGAAACCTTACCACCACTTCCAGAAACTATCCATAAATTAAAAAAATATATAGATGAAGAAAGAACAAATATCCAAACAGATAAAGTCGCTCAAATCATACAAGCTGATCCTTTGGTTACAGCAAAGCTTTTACAGCTTGCAAATTCTCCCTTTTATGGTTTTTCAAGGGAAGTTAAAACCATCAATCAAGTTGTGACTTTGTTTGGGATTAATAATATTAAAAATATCATTTTGGCAGACTCTATAAGAAGTAATTTTACCATCGATGTTTCTCCTTATGGACTTGATACTCAAAAATTTATCCAGACTTGCAATGAAGAAGCCGGTTTTATTTCAGAATGGCTTTTAGAAGAAGATAAGCAGCTTTCTTATTTGCTTGTGCCTTGTGCTATGCTTTTAAGACTTGGAATGATTATTTTTTCTAATTTTCTCATTCAAAATCATAAGGATAAGGAATTTTTAGAAACTTTAAAACAAAATAATTTTCGCGATATTACAATGATAGAAAATCAATTTTTGGGCGTTGATCATTTGTCTTTTTTGGGATTTTTATTTTATCGTTGGGATTTTGATGAAATTTTAATTGAGAGCATTTGTTTTGCTAATACCCCACATTCTGCTTCAGATGAAATTAAAAAAAATGCTTATGCATTAGCTGCAGTAAATTGTATTTTTGCACCTTATAACGGAGGTTCGGTTTTTAATTCTAAAAAAGCAATTTCTTTACTTAAAGAAGCCAATGGGCAAGGAATGAATTTTAATATTGATCATTTCATTGCTAAACTTCCGCAATTTGCAAAAGTAAATCTTAATAGCACTGATGATGAAATTTAGTTTTGATGTTATCAACCATACTTCCACCAAATGAATTTTTGGATGATTATGTTTTAAATATTCAATTTTACAAGCTTGCAGGAATTTCTAAAAATGCTTATAAATTTTGGAAAAATGCACAAGTGGCGAAATATCAAGGAACTAGAACGATTTTTTTGCATAAAAATTATATTTTGAGTAAATATCAAGATATTGTAAAACAATGTGCAAATTTAAATGGTTATGTTTTGGCAAGTGCTTTTTGCTCATTTACTACACTTGCGCCTTCTCATTTGGTTGAGAGTAATAATTCACAAATTTATCAGCTTTTAGACATTCAAGAAATATGTGGGATAAAATTTGTTAATCTTAAGGCATTTTATGATTTTTTAGGGCTTGAATACGATAAATATATTTATATAGAAAAATGCCATTTTTTTAGTCCAACTCCATTTGAAAAACGCATTAAAATCACTGACAGTATGTGTGTGGGGTATTATTAAAGTATCTAAAAGAAGAAAGCGAGAAAATCTCGCTTTTATAGTTTAAGCTAAAGCTTTTTTTGCAGCTTCTGCGATTTTTGCAAAAGCAATAGCATCATTCATAGCTAAATCTGCTAAAATTTTTCTATCAAGTTCAATACCTGCTTTTTTAAGCCCATTAATGAATTTAGAATAACTTAAATCATTTAGCCTGCAAGCAGCATTGATACGCACGATCCAAAGACGGCGAAAATCTCTTTTTTTGCGGCGTCTATCACGATACGCATAAACGAGACTTCTTTCTAATTGTTCTTTTGCTTTTCTAAAATGTTTGCGGCGTCCACTATAAAAACCACGTGCTAACTTTAGAACTTTTTTATGTCTGCGGCGTCTTACAACACCTGTTTTTACTCTTGCCATTTTTATTTCCTTTCATAAAGTGGCGTCCAAATTTGGAGCTTGCCCTTAAAAACTTTAAAATTTAAGGGGAGTTTGAATGACTTTGTCAAAAACTTAAATTCCTAGCATTTTTTCAACAGCTTTTATATTTGTGCTATGCACATATTTAGCTGTGCGAAGATCACGCATTCTTTTTGCAGGTTTTTTAGTCAAAATATGGCTTCTAAAAGCAGAGCCTCTTTTGATTTTATTTTTACCCACTTTGAAGCGTTTAACTGCGCTTTTAACGCTTTTCATCTTTGGCATACGCTTTCCTTTCGGATAAATTTTAAATTTTTTCAAAAAGAAAAGCTAAATACTAGCAAATTTTTGCTTTTTAAATTCTGAATTTAAGATGTTATTTTTGGCACAACTTTTGCTTATAGCTTGAAAGCAATATTTTTGAAAAAAAAGTGAATATTTTATGATTTTAGAAGCAAAAAATTCTTATACAAATTTAAATTCTATTAATTTTGCACAAAATTATAATTTTAGCAGCCAAAACAAACAAAATCAAGTGGAGCAAACATCTGATTTTATTATTCATAATTATAAAATCACTTATGCAAGCGAATTTGGTTTTCGAACTGATGAAAATGGAATTTTTGATAAAGATTTAAATAAAATTTCTCAAATTCCGCAAAGCTATGATTTGGATATAAAGAGTGTTAGACTTATTTCTAAAGAACTTTTAAAGCAAGATGAAATGCTCAATTATAATAAAATTGATCTTCCTCAAATTTTAAATCATTATTATTCTAGCTTAAAAGCTTTAAATTCTGAATTTGAACAAAATGGCGAGCAGTATTTAACTCGTGAGCAAATTTCTTCTTTAGTGCAAGGTTTTTCAACTCAAGATGGGATGCAAAATTCTGAAATTAAGCGAATTTATAATGATTTAAATGAGTTAAAAACAGCACTTAAACAAACCAGAAATCTTAATGTATTAAATTTGGATAATAAAATCATTAATTTTAATTTTGATTCAGCTATTAACAATACAGCCGATAATAATTTTATCAAGCCTTACTTGTCAAAAAATTCTAGTGTTGCCAAATCAGGTCTTTTTTTAAATTTTATTTATCAAGATTTAAAAAGTCAAAATGAAAATAAAGCAAATTTTTTTATGAATCCTGTTGAATTAAGTCTTAACGCACATAAAGATTTTTATA
This genomic interval from Campylobacter sp. CCS1377 contains the following:
- the rplT gene encoding 50S ribosomal protein L20, with translation MARVKTGVVRRRRHKKVLKLARGFYSGRRKHFRKAKEQLERSLVYAYRDRRRKKRDFRRLWIVRINAACRLNDLSYSKFINGLKKAGIELDRKILADLAMNDAIAFAKIAEAAKKALA
- a CDS encoding HDOD domain-containing protein, whose product is MRHDMNEKLLKSVETLPPLPETIHKLKKYIDEERTNIQTDKVAQIIQADPLVTAKLLQLANSPFYGFSREVKTINQVVTLFGINNIKNIILADSIRSNFTIDVSPYGLDTQKFIQTCNEEAGFISEWLLEEDKQLSYLLVPCAMLLRLGMIIFSNFLIQNHKDKEFLETLKQNNFRDITMIENQFLGVDHLSFLGFLFYRWDFDEILIESICFANTPHSASDEIKKNAYALAAVNCIFAPYNGGSVFNSKKAISLLKEANGQGMNFNIDHFIAKLPQFAKVNLNSTDDEI
- the rpmI gene encoding 50S ribosomal protein L35, yielding MPKMKSVKSAVKRFKVGKNKIKRGSAFRSHILTKKPAKRMRDLRTAKYVHSTNIKAVEKMLGI
- a CDS encoding cysteine permease codes for the protein MMLSTILPPNEFLDDYVLNIQFYKLAGISKNAYKFWKNAQVAKYQGTRTIFLHKNYILSKYQDIVKQCANLNGYVLASAFCSFTTLAPSHLVESNNSQIYQLLDIQEICGIKFVNLKAFYDFLGLEYDKYIYIEKCHFFSPTPFEKRIKITDSMCVGYY